The nucleotide sequence TCCCCTTTCTGGCAGTTCTCGCAATCACCGCAGGAGTCTACCATACAGCCGACCCCGACGCGGTCACCGACCTTGTATTTTGTAACCTCGGGTCCTACATCCGTGACAATCCCCGCAATCTCGTGCCCAGGTACAAGCGGATAATTCACCTCGCCCCATTCCCCATGCGCCGTATGAATGTCAGAATGGCAGATCCCCGCAAATTTAATTTCAATCAAGACATCCTTCGAATCCAAATCGCGGCGCGTAATCTCAGCCTCTTTAAAAGGTTTGTCCGGCCCGTCAACAGCTCTTGCTTTAGCAGTAATCATAGAAAAACCTCCAATAGTGATAGTTTCATAGTAAGAGAAAGCAAAGGACAGAAGCAGAATTCTCTCTACGTCTCTATACCTCTTTTTGCTCTTATGAAACCATGGTAACTGTTAGAGTTGACTGTAGGTCAAGTGATGAGGGTATTTTGTTTGGTGGATTTTGATATGTATTCATGCTGTGTTTCCTAAGACCTGTAAGTATATTAAATATCAAATTCCATTTAGAATAGATTTATAGAGTTGTCATGAAAGAATCTTGCAACAGCAAAGGATTACATTGATATGAAAGGTGGGGGTTGGATGAACAATAGCTCCAGGACCGAACAAAAAGAGAGGGAATTTTGGAATTGGTTCTTAAAAAACGAATGGAAATATAAAAATATAGAGCATTCTTCTTTCATAAGTAAATTCCGTCTTTGGCAAGCTAATAAGCGCGTGAAAAAAGTTCACCGTCTTTTATCGGTATACATAGGATCCTCACCTGGTTTTCATGGGACAGATTACATTTATATTTCCTGCGAATGCAACCCTGATGGTATACCTCATGTACGATCATTAATTAGCCGTTTTCCGGAAGATCACACTCAAAGCTGGAAAGCCGTTCCTTTTATCCCGCCTGCGGATAGTATTGACGATCTTACTATTGTTTTTAAGGAATGGACTCTTTATCCAAAAGAAATATTTTTTGAGATTCATAGGGATTCAAAATCAGAAAAAGTGAACATCCATTTTTATATCGATTCCCAGCACGTGAACCAGCCAGAGACAATGGCTTCACCGCTCTTTCATCTCCTATTAGAAGCAGTCGGGGAAGAAATCATTATGTCAAAACTCGGGGTAATTGACGTTCTTCCTTTTTCAAAAGAAAAATATGAAGATGCAGTACCTTTTAATAGAATAAAAGAATTTATTGGATAGCCCTCAACGCATTCAAGGCGATTCGTTTACTACATGCTAGACATTATGCATATATTCATTTAAAACAAGTGCCTTTTTGCCGTCTCAATAAATTCTTTTCCAAAATGATATGGAAGATACCTTAAGCTGTCATCATGAACCAGTGCTTCGATTTCATTCCATTTTTCAATATCTTCTTGAATGAAGACCTCCTCGAGCTTACTGATATCTTCCCTCAATTTTTGTATCCAACAATCATTCTCCAGATCTTTAAAATCAATAAATCGATCATCTAATGTATCATTATATGACTGGTTGTAGTATCCATCATAAAAGTATTTGAGGTATTTAAACTCTTCTTTTATCTTCATTTAAAATCTCCTTCGGTTATTTTATTTAGTTATATATAAAATTTCTCTCTAGTTATGTTATTCCTCCAAGAGGTTACGCTATTAGAACGAAAAACAGTAAAAAAAGAGGCTTCCCAAATCTCTCTGGAAAACCTCTCAATTTACTTCTATTTTTGGGCAATGATTACATCATTCCGCCCATTCCACCCATGCCGCCCATATCAGGCATTGCAGGAGCGTTTTCTTCAGGCTTGTCAGCAACTACTGCTTCAGTAGTCAGGAACATAGCCGCTACAGATGCAGCGTTTTGAAGCGCTGAACGAGTTACTTTTGTCGGGTCAACGATACCGGCTTCGATCATGTTTACCCATGCGCCAGTTGCAGCGTTGAATCCAGTGCCTACTTCAGCATGCTTCAGGCGCTCAACGATGACTGAGCCTTCAAGGCCTGCGTTGTGAGCGATTTGGCGTACTGGCTCTTCAAGTGCGCGAAGAACGATGTTTACGCCTGTCGCGAAGTCGCCTTCTCCTTCAACAGATGCTACTTTGTTGTATACATTTACAAGGGCTGTACCACCGCCTGATACGATACCTTCTTCTACTGCAGCGCGAGTAGAGTTAAGGGCATCTTCAATGCGAAGTTTGCGCTCTTTTAGTTCTGTTTCAGTTGCAGCACCAACTTTGATGACTGCTACGCCACCAGCAAGTTTAGCAAGGCGTTCTTGTAATTTTTCTTTATCGAACTCAGAAGTTGTTTCTTCTAATTGAGCACGGATTTGTTTTACGCGGCCTGCGATTTTGTCAGACTCGCCAGCGCCTTCAACGATTGTTGTGTTTTCTTTTGTTACAACAACTTTAGAAGCGCGGCCAAGCTGGGAAATGTTCGCTGATTTAAGGTCAAGACCTAAGTCTTCAGTGATCACTTCTCCGCCTGTAAGAACAGAGATGTCTTCAAGCATTGCTTTGCGGCGGTCGCCGAATCCAGGAGCTTTAACAGCTACTGCATTGAATGTTCCGCGAAGTTTGTTTACTACTAGAGTAGCAAGTGCTTCACCTTCAACATCCTCAGCAATCAATAGTAGAGGCTTGCCTTGTTGTACAACCTGCTCAAGTACAGGAAGGATCTCCTGAATGTTCGTGATTTTTTTGTCAGTGATTAAGATGTACGGGTTGTCTAGGACAGCTTCCATTTTGTCTGAATCAGTGACCATGTATGGAGATGCATATCCGCGGTCGAACTGCATACCTTCAACCACTTCAAGCTCCGTTGTGAAGCCTTTTGATTCTTCGATTGTGATAACGCCGTCGTTGCCAACGCGCTCCATTGCTTCAGCGATCAATTGACCTACTTCGTCGTCAGCAGCAGAAATCGCAGCTACTTGAGCAATGGATTCTTTGCTTTCGATTGGTTTAGAGATGGCTTTAAGCTCTTCTGTAGCAACAACAACCGCTTTTTCGATACCTTTGCGGATACCCATTGGGTTAGCGCCTGCTGTTACGTTTTTAAGACCTTCGCGGATCATTGCCTGAGCAAGAACCGTAGCAGTTGTTGTACCGTCACCTGCTACGTCGTTTGTTTTGCTTGCAACTTCAGCAACAAGCTTTGCACCCATGTTTTCGAATGCATCTTCAAGCTCGATTTCTTTTGCGATGGTTACACCGTCATTTGTGATTAGCGGAGATCCGAATTTTTTCTCAAGAACCACATTGCGTCCTTTTGGTCCAAGTGTTACTTTTACAGCATTTGCAAGTGCGTCAACTCCGCGCAGCATTGCGCGGCGAGCGTCTTCACTGAATTTAATGTCTTTAGCCATAATTTCTTACCTCCTGAAAAGTTTTTTATGTTATTTATAAAATTAGCCGATGACTGCTAAAATGTCGCTTTCGCGTAGGATTAAGTATTCAGCACCCTCATACTTCACTTCAGTACCAGAGTATTTTGAGAAGATAATACGATCGCCTTCTGCAACTTCAAGAGCAACACGCTCACCGTTGTCAAGCACACGACCAGTACCTACTGCTACAACTTTGCCCTCTTGCGGCTTTTCTTTCGCGCTGTCCGGCAATACGATTCCGCTGGCAGTCTTTTCTTCAGATTGTACAAGCTCAATTACGACACGATCACCTAATGGCTTTAACAAGTGAAACAACCTCCTCAAATTTCATTGATTTAAATTTTCTTATTTATTAGCACTCAGATGTCTCGAGTGCTAACACAAGTATTATATTATAGAATCTCTCACTCAAATTCAAGTGATAAGTCAAAAAAAAATGAAATCCTTATCAATTACATGATTCGTCCCCATAAGGCATACCATAAAGGCGTTATCCTCCTACATGCTGCCCTGTTTATGGTACAATAATGCCTAGTTGACACATAAACATATGACCGATAATCGGCGAAAAAAGGAGTCATTCGATTGAAGAAAGAATACTGGCTAATCATTTTGACATACATCGTCATGCAGTTTTCAGGCATTCTTGGCATCCCGCTTCTTCTTAAGCTTGGCGTAGGCGAAGGCGAATCGATGAGAATGGCTCAGATTATGGCATCCGGATACTGGACCGTTTTCAGCTTTGCGGCTGCATTTGTCCTCGTCCTGTTTTTCATGCGCACCCACTTTAGAGACAACAAGGAATTAAGAGGTGACGCAGCCCCGGTAAGTGTGTCCATCCTATGGGCAGTGGCCGGAGTATTTTTGGCGCTGACTGTCCAGGTTCTCGCAGCCACAATTGAAACGAGAGTGCTCGGAATCCAGGGAGAGTCAGAAAATACGCAGATTATCATGGAAGTATTGAAGGTTACGCCTCTTCTTATCCTCGTCACTTCCATTATCGGACCGATATTAGAGGAAATCATTTTCAGAAAGATTCTGTTCGGCGCTCTCTATCAGCGCATGAATTTCTTCCTTTCGGCTTTGATCAGTTCAATCGTTTTTGCGCTTGTGCACGGTGAGCCGCAGCATCTGCTCCTGTACGGATCAATGGGCTTTGTCTTTGCTTTCCTGTATATCCGGACAAAGCGCCTGCTCGTACCGATCTTTGCGCATGTCGCCATGAATACACTGGTCGTGCTGCTGCAGTCGAACCGCGAACAGATTGAAGAAATGATGAAGAATGCGGAACAAATGCAATTTATTTTTGGAGGCATGTAAGAATGAGAACAAGCCCGGTATCGATGGGAATCTTCTACTTGGCAATGGGCATCCTGTTTACCTATCTTGCGGTGAACAGCTCGGAAAACGGGCTATGGTCTTTTCCGACCATCCTGCTGATGCTGATTGCAACATTTGACCTTGGAGTGGCATTCCGAATGTTTACTCTTTCGTATAAAGTAAAAGCGAAGAAAAAATAGGAAGAAGGGTAATCCGGCAGCGGATTACCCTTCTTTATTTTCTTCCTCAAACTGTGTTTTCTGTGCTTTCCGGTAGGCAAACCTTGAGACGAAAATACTGACTTCATACAAAATGAAAAGCGGAACAGACACCATGAGATGCGAGACAATCTCCGGAGGTGTGATGAGCGCTGCGATGACAAGCAGAATGAAGTATGCGTATTTCCTCACCTTTGACAGGAACATCGGCGTGACGATCCCGAGCCTTGTCAAAAACATGATGACAACCGGCAGCTGAAACAGCAGTCCGAATGGTATGGTGAGCTGAATCAGAAACTGAAAATACTCGTTAATCCCGATGACCTGGTTAATATCAAGATCATTTGACAGCTGCTCCATAAAGTCAACCACGAACGGAAACAGCAGGAAATACGAAAAGCTGAGACCGGCCAGAAACAGCCCGATGCTAATCGGGATATAGCTGAGCGTAACGCGGCGTTCTTTTTCGTAAAGCCCCGGGCTGACGAAGGCCCAAAGCTGATAAAGAATAACCGGTGACGTCAGGATAAAGGCGATGATAAAGGTAAACTGCATGTAGACCATAATCGGATCTGTCATGCGGAATGAATTAAGCGTCAAATTCTCTGCTTCTGTCGTATGCTGCAGATAAATAATGATCGGCTTTGCGAGTAAGAAGCCGGCAATCACAGCGAGAAACAGGAAAAAGACCGTAATGATGATCCGTTTTCTGAGCTCGGCAATGTGATCGATGACCGACATGTCGTTTTGTTTCATAACTGCTTTCATCCTATCTTACTTCTCTTCCTTCTTTTTGTCTTCCTCATCGTCATCTGCAAGCCCTTTTGTGGCAGACTTGAACTCGCGCAGCGAATTTCCCAGCGCTTTTCCAAGTTCCGGAAGCTTCTTTGGACCAAAGATTAATAAAGCAGCAAAAACGATCAGCAGCAGACTTCCAAATCCTATGTTCGGCATGGTTTTCACCTCTTTCTTTATGCGTTCGGGTAATGTTTCAAAAAGTAGACGAGCGACTGCAGCTCAACAGCAAGATCAATATGGTGGATTCTGATTTCCTCCGGCACATTCAGTCTTGCCGGTGTGAAGTTCAAAATCCCCTTGATGCCCTTTGCAATCAGTCTGTCTGTAATCGCCTGGGCAGCCTGGGCAGGCACGGTCAAGATTGCAACGGTCACATCCTCAGGCAGGTGCTCTTCCATGTTATCAAGATGATAGATCGGCACGTCGCCAATTTCGGTGCCGATTTTGTTCTCATCCACATCAAACGCCAGTGAAATCAGCGTATTGTTGTTTTTCGTGAAGTTATAATGAAGGAAAGCTGTACCGAGATTTCCTACTCCAATCAGCGTAACCTTTGTGACCTCGTCCTGATCAAGCGTCTTTCTGAAAAAAGACAGCAGGTAATTAACGTTGTAGCCATATCCTTTTTTCCCTAGAGCTCCAAAGTAGGAAAAGTCTCTTCGGATGGTCGCGGAATCGACCTTCACGGCATCACTCAGTTCTGCTGATGACACCCGCTGCTTTCCTGAGGCATGCAGGTTTTTTAAGAACCTGTAGTATAAAGGCAGACGTTTTGCCGTCGCCTGCGGAATTTTGGATTGTTCAATGTTGTTCACGTTCTAACCCCCACATTCAAAGATGCAGATTTATCTCTCTTGTAATCCCCATTTTTCCCGCCGGTTTTTTGAGATAAGTACGTCGGACCGATTACCAGTCCCTTGTCTAAAGCCTTGCACATATCATAAACCGTCAGTGCACAGACGGAAGCGGAAGTTAGCGCTTCCATTTCAACACCTGTACTTCCTTTTGTTTTGACTGCAGCATGTATGACAAGGCGGGCTTGTCCCTCGTCTTTTTCCCATTCAAATGAGATATCGATTCCTTTAAGCGGGATCGGGTGGCACATCGGAATGATGTTCCATGTGTTCTTGGCAGCCATAATGCCGGCTACCTGCGCAACAGCAAGCACGTCGCCTTTTTCAAGCTGCTGGTTTACGATTTTCTTATGCACATCGATGCTCATGATGACGCTTGAAATCGCTTCGGCTGTGCGGACTGTTTCATTTTTTTCGGATATATCAACCATCCTGGCTCTGCCCTGCTGGTTAAAATGAGTAAAATTTGACATCTTTTTACGCCCCTCATACCTAGACTATACACTATTTTTACAAATCTGTCTTTTTACTTATTGTGACAAATACAAGCATCCGGAGGCCCCAATCATTGCGGGTACCCCGCGGATAAGCTACACTTAACCTATCATAGCATGAGGTGAAAAGACATGATTTTGCTGCAAATTAACCAGCTGACAAAATATTTTGCTGCTGATCTTATATTATCGAACATTAAACTTGAAGTACAAACGCGCGACAAGATTGCACTCGTCGGCCGCAACGGCGCCGGAAAATCAACGCTCCTGAAGATTATCGCGGGACAGCTTTCCTATGAATCAGGAGAAATCATCAAGCCGAAGGATGTCCGGATCGGCTATCTGGCCCAGGATACCGGCCTGGAATCCGAGCTTTCCATCTGGGATGAAATGAATTCCGTTTTCCAGCCTCTTAAGGATATGGAAAAAACGATGCGCAGCCTGGAGATGAAAATGGCTGAAACAGACCCTTCAGAACGGGAATTTCAGCAGCTGCTGAATGAATACGACCGTCTTCAGGTTGAATTTAAAGAAAAAGGCGGCTATCAATATGAAGCAGACATCCGTTCTGTTCTTCACGGACTCGGCTTTGCTGACTTTGACATCTCAACACCGATCCAGCGTTTGAGCGGAGGCCAGAAAACACGCCTTGCCCTTGGTAAGCTGCTTTTGACAAGCCCTGATCTGCTCGTGCTGGATGAACCGACGAACCATCTGGATATCGCAACGCTGTCCTGGCTTGAGCAATACCTGCAGGGTTACAGCGGTGCCATTCTAATCGTATCCCATGACCGGTACTTCCTTGATAAGGTTGTCAACCAGGTGTATGAGATTTCAAGGCACTCCAGCAGAAAGTACATCGGCAACTACAGCCGCTACCTCGAGCAGGCCGCTGAAAACTATGAACGCGAGCTTAAGTTATTTGAAAAGCAGCAGGATGAAGTGGCGAAGCTGAAGGATTTTATCCAGCGGAACATGGCAAGAGCGTCAACTACCAAGCGCGCGCAAAGCCGTCAGAAAAAACTGCAGCGCATGGATTTGATGGACAGGCCGCTTGGGGATGAGAAGTCTGCCCACTTTAAATTTGATATCGAGCGGCAGAGCGGAAATGATGTTTTAAAAGCGAATGATATCGCTGTTTCCTATGATGGAACGAATCCGATCATTTCAAATGTCTCTTTTTCCGTTTCACGGGGTGACAGCATCGCGCTCGTCGGGCCGAACGGAGTCGGAAAGTCGACACTCCTGAAAACGATCATTGAAAGACTTGCTCCACTAAAAGGTTCATTTCAGCTTGGATCCGGCGTCAAGATCGGCTATTACGATCAGGAGCAGGCGAATCTTACGTCGAATAAACGAGTTCTTGATGAGCTGTGGGATGACTACCCGATGCTAACAGAAAAGGAAATCCGCACCGTGCTTGGAAACTTCCTCTTTTCCGGTGACGATGTCCTGAAAAATGTCTCCACATTAAGCGGCGGGCAGAAAGCAAGACTTGCCCTTGCGAAGCTGATGCTGCAAAAAGCCAATCTGCTCATTCTGGATGAGCCGACAAACCACCTTGATCTGGACAGCAAGGAAGTGCTTGAAAACGCACTGATTGATTACCCGGGGACCATCCTGTTTGTTTCCCATGACCGGTATTTCATCAACAGAATCGCGACAAAAGTATATGAACTTTCGCCGGGCGGTGTAACCGAATACCTCGGTGATTACGATTACTATCAGCATAAAAAAGCAGAGCAGCTCGAGCTTGCCGCCCTGGATGCTGCCCCTGAAGTGAAGGAGAAAGAAAACGGAAATAAGCTTTCCTATGAACAGGAAAAGGAACTTAAAAAACAAGCGCGGCAAAAACAGCGCAAGCTTCAGGAAGTGGAAGAGCGCATTTCAGCTATTGAGGAAAAGGTAGAAGTAAATGAACAGCTCCTCTGCGATCCCGAGATCTATCAGGACCACACAAGAGTTCAGGAGATTAATCAGGAAAACGAATCACTGCAGGAAGAGCTTGAACACTTGATGAACGAATGGGAGCATCTGCAGGAGGAATAAAAAATTGTGGATAAAAAAACTCAGCGCCATAACAGGTGCTGAGTTTTTTGTTATCCACAATCTAAAGTTCAAGTTTCACAAGGTTTTATATGAATTATGCACATTATCCACATTTTAATCGTTTTTTATCCACATTACCCACAGGTTATCCCCGTCCATGTTCCACAAGCTTTCATAAATTCTTGCATGAGTTATTGGACGAGATGTGAATAACTTGTTGATAACCATTAATTCGGAAGCTCAAGGCCTGGATTTGCGTTCATTCTCATGGATCCTCTGTGTCCTTTTTCAAAAAAAACGCTTCCTGCTGCTGCGATCATGGCTGCGTTGTCCGTACAGAGAGACAGCGGCGGGATAATAAGCTCAACATTCTGAAGACCGCTGAACGTTTCCGTAAGGGCTGCACGCAATCCTCTGTTTGCAGCAACACCGCCGGCAAGAAGAACTTGATTCACTCCATACTTTTCTGCAGCTGCAACGGTTTTTGTGACAAGTACATCAATGACGCTTGCCTGGAAGCTTGCGGCAAGGTCTTTGGGCTCAATCACTTCTCCGCGCTGTTCAGCATTGTGGAGAGTGTTAATAACCGCTGATTTCAGGCCGCTGAAGCTGAAGTTAAAGGAATCCGGCTCAAGCCATGCCCGCGGCAGATCAATGGATGGCGTTCCTTCTGCAGCCAAACGGTCGATGTGAGGGCCACCGGGATATGGAAGCTTTAACGTTCTTGCCACTTTGTCATATGCTTCCCCGGCAGCATCATCCAGCGTCTCTCCAATGACTTCAAAGGAGGCGTGTTCCTTCATATAGACAAGTTCGGTATGTCCGCCGGAAACGACAAGCGACAGCAGCGGGAATTTCAGCTCAGAAATAAGCTGGTTGGCATATATATGCCCCGCAATATGATGAACGCCAACAAGCGGCAGCCCATGGGCAAATGCAAGAGCCTTTGCCGCATTTACTCCAATCAAAAGGGCTCCGACCAGTCCTGGCCCCTCCGTTACAGCAATCGCATCGAGGTCTTTAAAGCCCATGTCCGCCTGCTTCAGGGCTTCTTCCAGAACAATCGTCAGCTGCTCAACATGATGTCTTGAAGCAATTTCGGGAACAACTCCGCCGAATCGTTTATGGCTTTCAATTTGGGAAGCCACGACATTCGAGATGATTTCCCGTCCATTTTTTACGATTGATACAGCTGTCTCATCACAGCTTGTCTCAATACCAAGTACGTACAGATCGTTTTTCGTCATTTTAAACCCACCCACATTACTAAAGCATCTTCTCCGTTATCGGTATAATACCGCTTTCTGATTCCGCCCGGCTGAAACCCGAGTTTTTTGTACAGGGACTGTGCCACATGGTTTGACACCCTGACCTCAAGCGAGATTTTCCCTGCACCATACTCCTTTGCAACGCCAATCGCCTGCCGAAGCAGTGTTTCGCCGATTTTATTGCCCCTGAAAGCAGGGAGAACGGCAATATTCGTTACCTGCGCCTCATCCATAATAATCCAAAGTCCGCAATAGCCGATAATTTGCCGGTCAAATTCCACAACCAGGTATTTAGCAAAATGGTTCTGCGTCAGTTCATTATGAAAAGACTCCTTCAGCCATGGAGTGGCAAAGGACTGTGTTTCAATTTCATAGACAGCATCTATATCCGTTACATTCATTGGCCGGATGACCATTGTATCCTGCTTCATCTCTTTCACCTGCTTATTTCTGTTGTTCCAGCCACTTTACTTCTGCTTCAGCCATGCGAATGTAGTTCGGGACAAATGAATGGAGATCAACAGGGTCTTTTTTAAGCCCGATTTTCCCAAGCATGGATGGTCTTGGATTGTTCTCTGTCATCGCTGCAAACATGGCCTGTTCGCCAAGAATCTGTTTGATAAGTTCCCTGTGAAGACTGACGTCATTGCCAATAAACAAAATCCGCTTATCTTCTTTCTTCAGCTCCTCAAGCCAGTCTGCAAGAAGAAGATTACAGTCTTTTCTTCTATTTAAAAGAACACCGTCTTCATATTCATAAAGTCCTGTATACACTTGTCCCCTGCGAGCATCAAACAGCGGGCAGATCATTCCGTCAAAGTAAGTGCCTCCTGCTGCAAGCACTTCAAGACTCGAAACACTGACAAGTGGAATATTCAGGGTCCAGGCAAGTGTCTTTGCAATGCTGACGCCGATTCGGAGTCCTGTATAAGATCCCGGCCCTTCTGCTACGATCACACGGTCAAGCTCGGCAGGCTTCACACCGCACTCCTGCAGCACCCACTCAACAGCAGGCATCGCACGGACTGAATGATTTTGTTTCACGTGCGTGACATACTCACCCATCACCGTTTCTTCCCCCACAAGGGCAACCCCGAGTGTAAGGTTTGACGTATCAATTGCTAATGCTTTCATCCGGTTACAAGCTCCTCACATAAACCAATATAGTCTTCACCGAAAGGAATGAGCAGGATTTCACGCTCATCGTCTCCTGAGCGGTGAATTCTGATATCAAGCCGCTCCTTTGGAAGCTGTTCTTCAATCATGCTTGCCCACTCAACAACGGTCACGCCGTCTCCTTCAAAATATTCATCAAAACCGAGATCCTCCCCGCTGTCTTCCATGCGGTACACATCCATATGATACAAAGGAATCCGGCCATCCCGGTATTCTTTCATAATCGTAAAAGTAGGACTGTTGACATTTCTGCTGATGCCCAGACCTTTTGCCAGTCCCTTAGTGAACGTCGTCTTACCGGCGCCAAGATCGCCTTCAAGTGTAATGACAGCTCCCGGCTTCAAAAGCTCTCCGAGTCTTATGGCAAGACGTGTCGTTTCATCTGTATGAGTTGATTTCAGTACATGCTTTATCATAAACTTCACCTTACTTAAAATGATTATATCCGGACTTTTCAAGCTTCGTCAGCTTTCCGTCCTCAGTAAAAAAAACACCTGCCGGCCCTTCTTCAACACGTCCAATTTCCGTCAGAAGGATTCCTTCTGCCAGGCATCTCTTTTGAAGATCAGTGAATACAGCCCGTGAAGCAGTGCCCGTTAATTCAAAGTCTTCTCCACCATACAGCATCCATTTTTCTGAATCCTCATGGTTCAGTGACTTCATTGAGTCACTCATTGGAAGTCTAGATTTATCTATCACTATTTTAACACAGCTGGACTCGCTTATTTCATTTAGTTCACTCGCCAGTCCGTCACTGATATCATTCAGCGATACCCGGTCGGCAGAGCTCATAATCTGTCCTGCTTTCACCTGAGGGACAGGGCGCTTATGCCTGTTGATCAGAAAAGATGCATGATGATGATCTTCTGTTTGCATGTTCCCAAGCAGGATCTGAAGCCCTGCAGCGGAATCACCGATTGTACCAGTTACAAAAACGGCATCTCCCGGACGTGCATCCTTCCGCAGCCTTTGCCTGCCCTTTTTCACCTCACCGATCACCGTTACGGTAAGAACGAGCTTATCCGAGGTTGAGACCGTGTCTCCTCCGATCAAATCGATGCGAAGGGGTTCCGCCAGCTCGTCCATTCCTGCATATAATTCGGCAAGCTCCTGTTCTGACCATGACTTGGGTACCGCAATGGCCACAAGATAATACTTTGGTACGCCACCCATAGCAGCTACATCGCTCACATTGACGGCAAGCCCCTTATAGCCGATATCCTTCGGAGAAGATAATTCTTTTAAAAAATGTACCCCTTCAACCAGTGTATCCGTACAGACGACCTCAAGATAATCTGATTTCGTTCCATATAGGGCAGCATCATCGCCAATCCCTTCGACTAAACCGGACTGTCGGACCTCATTTTGACGGATTCGGCTGATAAACTGAAATTCGTCCTTTATCGTCATGGAAAAGACCAGCCTCCCGTATTCAATCTATCCTAAAAAGCCTTAGAACTCCGCAGTTCTAAGGAAGGTTCCCTGATATTCAGTGTATCTTATCTATCTAGTTTGTCCAAGTTTCACCAAGTGTCTACCT is from Bacillus sp. FSL H8-0547 and encodes:
- the moaC gene encoding cyclic pyranopterin monophosphate synthase MoaC translates to MSNFTHFNQQGRARMVDISEKNETVRTAEAISSVIMSIDVHKKIVNQQLEKGDVLAVAQVAGIMAAKNTWNIIPMCHPIPLKGIDISFEWEKDEGQARLVIHAAVKTKGSTGVEMEALTSASVCALTVYDMCKALDKGLVIGPTYLSQKTGGKNGDYKRDKSASLNVGVRT
- a CDS encoding twin-arginine translocase TatA/TatE family subunit codes for the protein MPNIGFGSLLLIVFAALLIFGPKKLPELGKALGNSLREFKSATKGLADDDEEDKKKEEK
- a CDS encoding YdiK family protein gives rise to the protein MRTSPVSMGIFYLAMGILFTYLAVNSSENGLWSFPTILLMLIATFDLGVAFRMFTLSYKVKAKKK
- the groES gene encoding co-chaperone GroES — translated: MLKPLGDRVVIELVQSEEKTASGIVLPDSAKEKPQEGKVVAVGTGRVLDNGERVALEVAEGDRIIFSKYSGTEVKYEGAEYLILRESDILAVIG
- the tatC gene encoding twin-arginine translocase subunit TatC, with protein sequence MKQNDMSVIDHIAELRKRIIITVFFLFLAVIAGFLLAKPIIIYLQHTTEAENLTLNSFRMTDPIMVYMQFTFIIAFILTSPVILYQLWAFVSPGLYEKERRVTLSYIPISIGLFLAGLSFSYFLLFPFVVDFMEQLSNDLDINQVIGINEYFQFLIQLTIPFGLLFQLPVVIMFLTRLGIVTPMFLSKVRKYAYFILLVIAALITPPEIVSHLMVSVPLFILYEVSIFVSRFAYRKAQKTQFEEENKEG
- a CDS encoding redox-sensing transcriptional repressor Rex, with product MNNIEQSKIPQATAKRLPLYYRFLKNLHASGKQRVSSAELSDAVKVDSATIRRDFSYFGALGKKGYGYNVNYLLSFFRKTLDQDEVTKVTLIGVGNLGTAFLHYNFTKNNNTLISLAFDVDENKIGTEIGDVPIYHLDNMEEHLPEDVTVAILTVPAQAAQAITDRLIAKGIKGILNFTPARLNVPEEIRIHHIDLAVELQSLVYFLKHYPNA
- the groL gene encoding chaperonin GroEL (60 kDa chaperone family; promotes refolding of misfolded polypeptides especially under stressful conditions; forms two stacked rings of heptamers to form a barrel-shaped 14mer; ends can be capped by GroES; misfolded proteins enter the barrel where they are refolded when GroES binds); this translates as MAKDIKFSEDARRAMLRGVDALANAVKVTLGPKGRNVVLEKKFGSPLITNDGVTIAKEIELEDAFENMGAKLVAEVASKTNDVAGDGTTTATVLAQAMIREGLKNVTAGANPMGIRKGIEKAVVVATEELKAISKPIESKESIAQVAAISAADDEVGQLIAEAMERVGNDGVITIEESKGFTTELEVVEGMQFDRGYASPYMVTDSDKMEAVLDNPYILITDKKITNIQEILPVLEQVVQQGKPLLLIAEDVEGEALATLVVNKLRGTFNAVAVKAPGFGDRRKAMLEDISVLTGGEVITEDLGLDLKSANISQLGRASKVVVTKENTTIVEGAGESDKIAGRVKQIRAQLEETTSEFDKEKLQERLAKLAGGVAVIKVGAATETELKERKLRIEDALNSTRAAVEEGIVSGGGTALVNVYNKVASVEGEGDFATGVNIVLRALEEPVRQIAHNAGLEGSVIVERLKHAEVGTGFNAATGAWVNMIEAGIVDPTKVTRSALQNAASVAAMFLTTEAVVADKPEENAPAMPDMGGMGGMGGMM
- a CDS encoding type II CAAX endopeptidase family protein; translated protein: MKKEYWLIILTYIVMQFSGILGIPLLLKLGVGEGESMRMAQIMASGYWTVFSFAAAFVLVLFFMRTHFRDNKELRGDAAPVSVSILWAVAGVFLALTVQVLAATIETRVLGIQGESENTQIIMEVLKVTPLLILVTSIIGPILEEIIFRKILFGALYQRMNFFLSALISSIVFALVHGEPQHLLLYGSMGFVFAFLYIRTKRLLVPIFAHVAMNTLVVLLQSNREQIEEMMKNAEQMQFIFGGM